A region from the Haloarcula limicola genome encodes:
- a CDS encoding zinc ribbon domain-containing protein — MINGSTCPKCGGRVSTVNGAEYVCDDCGAEFDSADLFLP; from the coding sequence ATGATAAACGGTTCGACGTGTCCCAAATGCGGGGGGCGCGTCTCGACGGTGAACGGGGCAGAGTACGTCTGTGACGACTGCGGAGCGGAGTTCGACAGCGCGGACCTCTTCCTGCCGTAG
- a CDS encoding DUF192 domain-containing protein, giving the protein MNRRPLAVVFGLVGVLAFAVVALQTGLWVDLVGVGDHEEGNVTVYDETPDATAAPTPTATSTERATTVAAHGDGGERLATVEVRISNTTAQRYTGLSNTTSLGPNEGMLFVHEEEGTYGYVMRDMDFPLDIIFVDSNGTITTIHHAPLPPEGTSNSELKRYEGRGKYVLEVNRGWANRTGVSVGDRVELPESVA; this is encoded by the coding sequence ATGAATCGTCGTCCGCTGGCCGTCGTCTTCGGACTGGTCGGCGTGCTCGCGTTCGCCGTGGTCGCCCTCCAGACCGGCCTGTGGGTCGACCTCGTCGGCGTCGGCGATCACGAGGAGGGGAACGTGACGGTCTACGACGAGACGCCCGACGCCACCGCGGCCCCGACGCCGACCGCGACATCGACGGAGCGAGCGACGACTGTCGCGGCCCACGGCGACGGCGGCGAGCGGTTAGCAACCGTCGAAGTCCGCATCTCGAACACTACCGCCCAACGCTATACGGGGCTCAGCAATACGACGTCGCTGGGACCGAACGAGGGGATGCTGTTCGTCCACGAGGAGGAGGGGACCTACGGCTACGTCATGCGGGATATGGACTTCCCGCTGGACATCATCTTCGTCGACTCGAACGGGACCATCACGACCATCCACCACGCGCCGCTGCCGCCGGAGGGGACGAGCAACTCCGAACTAAAGCGATACGAGGGGCGAGGGAAGTACGTCCTCGAAGTGAACCGCGGGTGGGCCAACCGGACCGGCGTCAGCGTCGGCGATCGCGTCGAACTCCCCGAGAGCGTCGCGTAG
- a CDS encoding ABC transporter ATP-binding protein: MDFDAASDDDVFEDARERVDRPMWRLFTAYGRGQRGAFVVGLVSSIFARMLDLLPPVLLALAIDSVIQGRTSYGLPLVPDAWIPGTTVGQLWLTAGLIAASFAGGAIFHWSRNWGWNKFAQHVQHTVRTDTYETMQRLNMDFFADKQTGEMMSVLSNDVNRLEKFLNDGLNSTSRLVIMVLGIAAYLFYMNWQLALVALLPVPIIAVFTKRFIETIQPKYADVRASVGKLNSRLENNLSGIQIIKTANTEEFESDRVEDSSQDYLDANWDAIETRITFFPGLRLVAGLGFVLTFAVGGLMVIGQPPGPLSLSLSPGEFVAFIIYTQRFVWPMAQFGQIINMYQRAYASAERVFGLMDTPGRLEEADDAPPLSVTEGAVEYDDVSFRYDGDEDPILEDVSFEVDGGDTVALVGPTGAGKSTVMKLLLRMYDVDEGAVRIDGQDLRDVQIPSIRRAIGYVSQETFLFYGTVRENITYGTFDASDDEVREAAKAAEAHQFIQNLPDGYDTMVGERGVKLSGGQRQRIAIARAMLKEPELLVLDEATSDVDTETEMLIQRSLDELSADRTTFAIAHRLSTIKDADTILVLDDGRIVERGTHEELLAADGLYANLWAVQAGEIDELPEDFVEQAIQRRAQTDADD, encoded by the coding sequence ATGGATTTCGATGCGGCGTCGGACGACGACGTCTTCGAGGACGCCCGCGAGCGCGTCGACCGGCCGATGTGGCGGTTGTTCACGGCCTACGGTCGCGGCCAGCGCGGGGCGTTCGTCGTGGGCCTTGTCAGTTCGATTTTCGCCCGAATGCTGGACCTCCTGCCGCCGGTGTTGCTGGCGCTGGCCATCGACTCGGTCATCCAGGGGCGGACGAGCTACGGCCTCCCGCTGGTCCCCGACGCGTGGATTCCGGGCACGACCGTCGGGCAGTTGTGGCTGACGGCGGGGCTCATCGCCGCCTCCTTCGCCGGCGGGGCGATCTTCCACTGGAGCCGGAACTGGGGGTGGAACAAGTTCGCCCAGCACGTCCAGCACACGGTCAGGACCGACACCTACGAGACGATGCAGCGGCTGAACATGGACTTCTTCGCCGACAAGCAGACCGGCGAGATGATGTCGGTCCTCTCGAACGACGTCAATCGGCTGGAGAAGTTCCTGAACGACGGGCTGAACTCCACCTCGCGGTTGGTCATCATGGTGCTCGGCATCGCGGCGTACCTCTTCTACATGAACTGGCAGCTGGCGCTGGTCGCGCTGTTGCCGGTGCCCATCATCGCAGTGTTCACCAAGCGGTTCATCGAGACGATTCAGCCCAAGTACGCCGACGTGCGCGCGTCGGTCGGGAAACTCAACTCCCGGCTGGAGAACAACCTGAGCGGCATCCAGATCATCAAGACCGCCAACACCGAGGAGTTCGAGTCCGACCGCGTCGAGGACAGTTCGCAGGACTACCTCGACGCGAACTGGGACGCCATCGAGACGCGCATCACCTTCTTCCCCGGTCTCCGCCTCGTCGCCGGCCTGGGCTTCGTCCTCACGTTCGCCGTCGGCGGCCTGATGGTCATCGGGCAGCCCCCGGGGCCGCTCTCGCTGTCGCTCTCGCCCGGCGAGTTCGTCGCGTTCATCATCTACACCCAGCGGTTCGTCTGGCCGATGGCGCAGTTCGGACAGATAATCAATATGTATCAGCGGGCCTACGCCTCCGCGGAGCGGGTGTTCGGTCTGATGGACACGCCCGGTCGCCTCGAAGAGGCCGACGACGCGCCGCCGCTGTCGGTCACCGAGGGAGCCGTCGAGTACGACGACGTGAGCTTTCGATACGATGGCGACGAGGACCCGATTCTCGAAGACGTCTCCTTCGAGGTCGACGGCGGCGACACCGTCGCGCTGGTCGGCCCGACGGGCGCGGGCAAGTCCACGGTGATGAAACTGCTCCTGCGGATGTACGACGTGGACGAGGGCGCGGTGCGTATCGACGGACAGGACCTCCGCGACGTCCAGATACCCTCTATCCGGCGGGCCATCGGCTACGTCAGCCAGGAGACGTTCCTCTTCTACGGGACCGTCCGCGAGAACATCACCTACGGGACGTTCGACGCGAGCGACGACGAGGTGCGCGAGGCCGCGAAGGCCGCCGAGGCGCACCAGTTCATTCAGAACCTCCCCGACGGCTACGACACGATGGTCGGCGAACGCGGCGTCAAGCTCTCGGGCGGCCAGCGCCAGCGCATCGCCATCGCCCGCGCGATGCTGAAAGAGCCGGAACTGTTGGTGCTCGACGAGGCGACCAGCGACGTCGACACGGAGACGGAGATGCTCATCCAGCGCTCGCTCGACGAGTTGAGCGCCGATAGGACCACCTTCGCCATCGCCCACCGCCTCTCGACGATCAAGGACGCCGATACCATCCTCGTCCTCGACGACGGCCGCATCGTCGAGCGCGGCACCCACGAGGAACTCCTCGCGGCGGACGGTCTCTACGCGAACCTCTGGGCGGTGCAGGCCGGCGAGATCGACGAACTGCCCGAGGACTTCGTCGAGCAGGCGATTCAGCGCCGGGCGCAGACCGACGCGGACGATTGA